Genomic window (Planktothrix serta PCC 8927):
GTAGCACTGCAAAACGGTAACGTCATCTTTACGCCAACGGCAGACTTTATCGGAAATGGTACCTTTGATTACAGTCTCAGTGATAGTATAAATCCCCCCGTCACCGGAAACGTTACTGTTGAAATTACTGCTACTACTCCAGCCGGAATTACTGTTACTCCTACCACTGGATTAACTACCAGTGAAGCAGGTACAACAGCTACCTTTACGGTGAAGTTAGACACTCAACCGACGGCAGATGTAACGATTCCCGTTGCGAGTTCCAACACCGCAGAAGGAACAGCCGCTCCTACGAGCTTAGTCTTTACTGCTGCTAACTGGGATACCGCCCAAACCGTTACGGTAACGGGTGTAGCTGATGGTATCGTTGATGCAAATCAAGCTTACACGATTCAACTGCAACCTGCTGTTAGTGACGATGCCAACTATACGGGCATAGATGCGGAGGATGTCTCTGTTACTAATACCAATATTAATTTTCCTCCTCCTCCCGACACCACCACTACCACCACCACTACCACCGACACCACCACTACCACCGACACTACCACCGACACCGATCCCACCACCACCACTACCACCAACCTACCAACCGATGAAATCGATACCTTGCAAGGTGGAGAGGGTGCAGATAAATTTGTCCTGACAGGTACTTCACCGACCCAACCTTCTAATCCTTCAGCCACAGACTTTACCGAAGATCAACCCAATCAACTCTTTGGGACTGAGAATAATGATGTGATTATCGGTAGTAGTGGGGATGAAACCTTACTCGGTTTCCAAGGTAATGACTTCCTAAATGGACAAGGAGGCGGGGATGAACTATTTGGAGGTGTAGACAACGACACCCTCGTTGGTAGTAGTAGCGATCAACTCCTCTATGGCAACAAAAACAGTGACCTGCTCTTTGGTGGGGATGGTCAGGATACTCTCTATGGCGGTCAAGACGATGATACCCTGACTGGCGAAAGTGGCAATGACCTGGTGTTAGGAGATAAGGGAAATGATGTTCTCTATGGTGTGACTAACTTCAACTTCGGTTACACTCTGATTTCAGACTTCACCCCCAATCAAGACGTGATTCAACTCACAGGAAGTGCAGATAACTATCGTTTGACCGATGCACCCGCAGGTACAGGTATTGGCACCGGAATCGTCCGTATTGATGATCAAGGAAATCAGCAATATATTGGTGTGATTGAAGGAGTATTGATGTCACAAACGAGCTTAACGACTAGCAACTTCTTCCAATTTGTTTAAAAGTATCAATTACTCCCCCTTCCGAATAAAAACATTCTTCCTTTTCCCTCTCAAATAAAAACATTCTTCCTTTTCCCTCTCCTTGTAGGAGAGGGCAGGGAGAGGTGGAGAGGGCAGGGAGAGGTGGGAAGGGGGCTGGGGGGTTAGGTCATACAATTTACCAAACTTCCCAACAATCCCGTAGGGTGGGTTTTGCCCATCATCTCCCCCATTAAGGTTAAATATAAAGAAGGTGATGGGAGTCGGCTATCCGACTAATTAGTTTTCTATTTCCGGTTCAAAGAATAAATCTTCAGCTTGTTCCGAAGCGGGAGAAATCACACAATTAACAACATTACTAACAACACAAACAATAGGGGCTAAATCAGTTCCTTGTAAAACCGATCCTTTTAATACAGTTTGAGATAATTCCGCCCGATCTACATTAGTATCAGCTAGAATTGTAGCGGTTAAATTAGCACTTTCTAAATTTGTACGATCCAAATTAGCTCTCCGTAAATCCGCACCTAAAAGATTCGCACGGGTGAGATTTGCTGCTTCTAAATCGCTATTAAATAGAAACGCTTGACGCAAATCAGCATTTTCTAAATTAGCTTGATTAAGATAGGATTCACTCAGATTTGCATTAACTAAACTGGCATCTCTTAAATCGGCTTTAATCAAATTGACCTGAGATAAATCCGCTTGGGATAAATCCGCTTCTCTTAAATCTGCCCGTTCTAAGATAGTATTTCTTAAATTAGCATCAAATAAATTAGCATCCGCTAAATTAGCCTGGGTTAAATCGGCATCATATAAATTGGCTTGATTCAAATTAGCGCTGCGAAGATCAACGCCCCTTAAATTTGCTCCTTGGAGTTGCGCTTTAAATAAATGAGCCCCTCGTAAATCAAACTGTTGCAAATTTGCTCCTCTTAAATCACACTCAGGACAACGATTTGTTGTTCTTAATCGTTGTAAATCCGATTCATTTTCCGCTTGAGCGACTGTGGCAAATCCTAGTGTAGATAGAATTACAGAGAATGCTAAGGTTTTAAAGTTCATATAAATCTCATGGGAGTGTGGAAACTCAGCGTCTTCAGACCTGAGAGGAAACACGACTCAGGGGAATTTATTCCCCGTGAATATTGGATTGGGAACCGACAAAAATTTTTGTATTTGCCGATTCCCGGTTTTTTTGGGATTTCTCCCACTCCTATTGCTAGGGTAATGTTAGCTTCGCCAATGTTATCGGTCGGTAACTATCTCGGTCATCACTGTCTTACCCCTCGTAAAACTGTTTAACTTTTAAGTTCCAGAGCAACGGACTAGCTTCGCATCCATTGGTGGGTCTTTAACACTTGCCGATAACGTAGTCAATTAAGACTTAGGCTGGTCAACTATCCAAAGTTAGAGGCATGAAGCCCCGTCTCTTTAGAGCGGGGTGCTGACTCCATTTTTTTAGTATTATTGCTCAACCCGTTAAAATCCTACGGGTTAGCAATGGGTTAAGCATTTGCCCAAATTTTATCACAGACAGCAGGAGTGGCAAGAGCTTTTTGGCTGAATCATTGTCATTTTAGAAAATCGGAGTAAAATTAGACTGGAATTAACGTAAATTTTTTCAGGGGAAATTATGGACAACGAAATCTATGAGTTTAATGAATCCCAGAATCAACTGATTTTGGATTTGTCTAAAAAAATGCTGTTTGTGAGTTACTTTCTGATTGCGAGTGGAGTATTGGGGGCTATTACGGGATTAATCACAATTTTACAAGGAGGATTTGGTGGGATAGTTCAAGGAGTCGTTTTATTAGTAACGGGGATTTGGACAATTAATGCTTCAAAAGCCTTTAAATTAATTGTAGAAACCCAAGGCAATGATATTGAAAATTTGATGGGTGCTTTAGGACAACTTCGCAAACTTTATACCCTGCAATATTGGCTATTTTTTATTAGTTTAATCTTTTTGGCAATTGCTGTGATTGTGATTGTTATATTTGGTATTGCAGCAGGTGGAAGTTAATCTAATTTCATCAATTTGAAATCAAATTTCATCCTTAACCCCCCTTTAAGTTTTTTTCTGATATAACGAATTACTGAGCTAAATATTCTATTAATATTTTTGAAAAATATTAGGCTAATTCTGCCATAAGAAAAGTTAATAAAAAGGGGTATTATTGATGATTTACCATCAGTTATAGGTTAAAAATAGACAGTTCACTCTAATGAGATTAGCCGCTCAATATCGATCAAATTTGAAACGAATTGATGCCTTAGATGCGTTACGAGGACTTGCGGTTTTAGCAATGGTATTATCCGGTGTAATTCCCTTTAATGGAACCTTACCTCCTTGGATGTATCACGCTCAATTTCCGCCCCCAACCCATCAATTTAACCCGAAAATAGCCGGACTAACTTGGGTTGATTTAGTCTTTCCGATCTTTATTTTTTCATTAGGAACTGCTATTCCTTTAGCCTTATCTCGGCGTTTATCTCAAGGATGGACAAATCTTGAAATCAGTTTAGGAATAGTAAAACGGGGATTTTTATTAGGAACTTTTGCGATTGTTTTACAACATTTCCGTCCAACGGTGATTAATCCTGAAGCAAGTTCTGAAAAATGGCAACTTGCTTTAATCGGATTTGCTATATTATTTTTAATGTTTGTTCAGTTACCCAGGGTTATTCCTAAATGGATTAATTTAGCTATGAATTTAATCGGTTGGGGGGCTGCGATCGCAATTTTAACTCAAATTCAATATCCCCATAATGCCAAATTGCCTGAATTTTCTCTCTATCGAAGTGATATTATTTTATTGGTATTAACAAATATTATTATTTTTACTTCTTTTATTTGGTTATTTACACGCCATCATCCCCAATTTAGAGCGGGGTTGCTGGCGGTTTTATTCGCCTTAATGTTATCGAAATCAGCCGGAGGATGGATGAGCGATCTGTTATCTATTTCTCCTATTCCTTGGTTATATCGATTTGAATATTTAAAATATTTATTTATTGCTATCCCAGGAACCTTAATTGGGGATGAAATCGTCAGTTATACCCAAATTAATGATGAATATATCCCTAAAACTTGGAACCGATTTCGCCTAGGAGGAATTGTGATTTTAATGGTGCTAATCATTTTAAATTTAGTCATCGGTTTACAATCTCGTTTACTCCCCCAAACCACCGGAATTAGTTTAATTTTATTAATTTTAAGCTATCGCTTACTCAAAGACCCTAGCCATCCCTTAGAAGAGTTACTTTATCAAATGTATCAATGGGGAATTTATGGGTTAATTTTAGGATTAGCCTTTGAACCTTATCAAGGAGGAATTAAAAAAGATCCTACAACAATGAGTTATTTTTTTATAACATTGGCGATCGCAATTTTCCTATTAATTATCTTAACCATTCTCATCGATAGTTTTGATCAAACCCTTTGGTTTCAGTTATTCATCGATACGGGTAAAAATCCCATGATTGGTTATTTAGCCTTTGCCAATTTGTTATGGCCTATTTTAGAGTTAAACGGTTGGACTCCTAAAATTGAAGCCTTAACAAATACCCCTTTTCTGGGATTTTTGAGAGGATTATCCTATACTTTAATGATAGCATTATTTGTCAGTTTATGCACCCGGTTAAAATTATTTTGGAAAACCTAATTTTATGATAATTTCTGCTCAATTAACTGTCGTGACTGGCCCAGCCCGTTCAGGAAAAAGTGAATGGGCGGAAGCCTTAGCAATACAGTCTAAAAAACAAGTAATTTATATTGCGACATCTCAACGTGATCCAACGGATCAGGAGTGGGAAATTCGGCTTCAAAAACATCAGAAACGCCGTCCGATCAACTGGAAAATCTTAGAAGTTCCTGTAGAATTAACGACAACATTACAAACTCTATCCTGTCAAGATAATTGTATCCTTGTAGATTCATTAGGAACGTGGTTAGCTAATCTTCTGGATCAAGATGAAATCACCTGGGAAAATACTCAAGATCAATTGTTACAAACCTTGGATCAAATCCCAGGAAATATCATTTTAGTCGCAGAAGAAACGGGATGGGGAATTGTTCCCGCTTATCCTATGGGTCGAAGCTTCCGCGATCGCTTAGGGGCGTTAGTTCGTCATTTAGGGGCGATCGCCAACTGCGTTTATCTGGTGACAGGCGGTTATGTTTTGAATCTGACAGAATTAGGTTCGCCGTTAAAGTCAGAATTGCCAAAAACCTGATACCCTATGTTTGAGTCAAACTTTTTCCCTGCTACGGTCAGCTTCAATTTTATGCCTAAATGGTTTGTGTTGCACTGGCGTTTTCTATGTTTATTAATTGCTTTGGGAACAATATTAACCCCATTCCTTTTGACAGTTTATATTAAAACAGTTACGAATAAACGTCGATATTTTCAAGTTGAAAAAGTTCCCAATGAACCCGTTGCAATTGTATTTGGTGCGGGAGTTTGGGCTGATGGAACCCCGACACCGATGTTAGCAGATCGAGTAGAAGGGGCGGTAGAATTATATCGTTTAGGACGAGTTCATAAAATATTAATGACGGGAGATAATGGCACTCCTGAATATAATGAAGTCGTAGCAATGCAGCAATATGCAGAACGTTTAGGAGTTCCAAATAAAGATATTAAATTAGATTATGCGGGATTTAGTACCTATGAAAGTTGTTATCGAGCAAAAGAAATTTTTGGCGTAGAAAGAGCGGTTTTAATTACCCAAAAATATCATCTTCCCCGTGCGGTTTACACCTGTAACCAATTAGGGATAGAATCAGTGGGTTTAGGAACACCGGACTGGGGAAAATTTCGGGATGATTCTATGAGATTCTATACTCAACGGGAAGTTTTAGCTGTCCTAAAAGCCATCCTAGAACTCCATATTATTCGTCCTAAACCTACCTTTCTCGGCCCCTTTGAAGGAATGTCTTAATCAGTTGTAGGGGCGGGGTTTTCCCGCCCAAACTCAAATAATCAGCAAGGGCTAACTGTCAACAATTAACACAATTAAAATTATGGCTTTATATTTAGATTCTGCCATCATTTCCGAAGCAGAAATTGTCAAAGAGTGGGGATGGGTGAAAGGAATTACCACGAACCCTACCCTATTAGCCAAAAGTGAATTATCTCCTGAAGAAACGTTAACTCAGTTAAAAAGGTTAATTTCCGGGGAAATTTATTATCAATTAACGGCTTCGGATTTTCAGGGAATGGTAACAGAAGGAAAAAAAGCCTTTGAACTATTAGGAGAACAAACGGTTTTGAAGATTCCAGCTACCTCTGTAGGATTTCAAGTTGTTGCTAATTTATCTCCAGAAATTCCCTGTTCTGTTACTGCTATTTATAGTGCGGCTCAAGCGGCTGTTGCGATGGAAGCAGGAGCTAAATATGCGATCGCGTATGTTAATCGTGCTACCCGATTATTAGGGGATGGAATTGCATTAGTAAAAGACATGGCGAATATATTAGCAGGAAGTCCTACAAAAATATTGGCAGCGAGTCTTAAATCTCCTCAAGAAGCAGCCGCAACTTTGCAAGCAGGAGCTTATCATTTAACCTTACCCTTAGACATTTTAACCGCCATGACTACCCATGAATTATCGGAAAAAACCGTTATCGAATTTAATCAGAATGGCATGGGAATTAACTTAGTAAGTTAAAATAATCCTTACAATCTTTTGGGGTTTGGGCGAGAAGACCTCGCCCCTACGGACATCCTACAATAGAATAGAGAGTGTTGAATTCCCGTGTTTTTGTAGCCATGACTCAAACTGTTGATTTCCTTAGTCATTTGAATGCTTGTCAACGTCAAGCGGTTGAGCATTTTTGCGGCCCTATGTTGGTAGTAGCGGGGGCGGGTTCGGGTAAGACACGGGCGTTAACCTATCGTATCGCTAATTTAATCCGCAGCCATCGAGTTCATCCTGAAAATATTTTAGCAGTCACATTTACCAATAAAGCCGCCAGGGAAATTAAAGAGCGGGTTGAGTCAATTTTTGCTCAACAACAAGCAGAAATTGAATTTGGAAAACCGTTTTCAGCCTTAGCAGCCGATGACCAAACTCGCCTTAAATCAAAGGTTTATCGCAGTTTAACTAAACATCTGTGGATGGGAACGTTCCATAGTTTGTGCGCTCGGATTTTAAGATATGATATTAATAAATATCAAGATGAAAGTGGGCGAAAGTGGGACAAGAATTTTTCTATTTTTGATGAGGATGATGCTCAAAAATTGGTTAAATTCATTGTTTTAAAAGATATGAATTTAGACGATAAAAAATTTGAGCCTAAAAAAATTAGATATTCTATTAGTAATGCCAAAAATTTAGGGTTTTCTCCTCAACAATATGCGAGAGAGAATCCTGATTATTATGGGCGAGTCGTATCGGAAGTTTATAGTTCCTATCAATCTCAATTAGCCTCAAATAATGCCTTAGATTTTGATGATTTAATTCGAGTCACCGTTGACTTACTTAGTCAAAACGAGCAAGTATTAGCCTATTGGAATCAAAAGTTTTGTCATATTTTAGTGGATGAATATCAAGATACTAACCGCACCCAATATAACTTAATTCGATTATTAGTAACGAATGGCGAAAATCCTAGAACGATTAAAAATTGGCAAAATCGCTCTATTTTTGTTGTGGGAGATGTGGATCAATCGATTTATTCGTTTCGGATGGCAGACTATAAAATATTATTAGAATTTCAACAGGATTTTGGCGATCGCTTACCCGATGACGATACCCGGACGATGATTAAATTAGAAGATAATTATCGCTCACGGGAAAATATTCTCCAAGTCGCTAATCATCTGATTCAACAAAATACCGAACGCATTGATAAAATCCTGCGTCCAACGCGAGGAGAAGGTCAACCGATTTATTGTTATAAGGCGGATGATGAAATAGATGAAGCCAACTTTATTCTATCACAAATTCAAGGAATTAGTCAACAAAATCCCGAATTAGATTATGGGGCTTTTGCAATTTTATATCGAACTAACGCTCAATCTCGCGCCTTAGAAGATGTGTTATTAAGAAATAATATTCCCTATACGGTTGTCGGAGGATTAAGGTTTTATGACCGTAAAGAAATCAAAGATTCCATATCTTATTTACGAGTTGTTGCTAACCCCGCCGATAGTGTGAGTTTGCTGAGAATTATTAATGTTCCCCGTCGAGGAATTGGCAAAACCACCATTGATGGGTTAGTCAATGCGTCTAAACAGTTAGGAATTCCCCTTTGGGAAGTGCTAAGTGATGAAGATTCAGTGAATACAATAGCCGGACGTTCGGCAAAATCTGTGAATCAATTTGCTCAAATTATTAAAAATTGGCAAGAACGTATAGAAGACCATTCTGCACTGCAAATTTTAGAAGGAATATTAGAAGAAGCAGGTTATATTCAAGACTTAAAAAAAGAAGGAACAGACGAAGCAGAAAACCGCTTAGAAAATATTAAAGAATTGACGAATGCGGTGTCACAATTTCAAGAAGAATATGAGGATACAACATTAGAGGGATTTTTATCCAGTGCCTCCCTTGCTTCAGATTTAGATAAATTACAAGAAGGACAAAAAGCCGTTTCTTTATTAACCCTTCATGCAGCAAAAGGGTTAGAATTTCCCATTGTGTTTTTAGTCGGTTTAGAACAGGGACTTTTCCCTAATTTCCGCAGTTTAAATGATCCCTTATCTATTGAAGAAGAACGGCGTTTATGTTATGTGGGAATTACTCGCGCTCAAGAACAATTGTTTTTAACCCATGCGTGTCAACGGCGGTTATGGGGACATTTAGAACCCTGTATCCCCTCAATGTTTTTAAAGGAATTACCAGAAGGATTAATTCATGGGTATATTCCTCCGTCTCAACCGAAAACAAGTAAAAGCAAGGGAACTAAAAAAGAGGCAAAATCACCCACTGAGACGAAACAACCTGCAAAAAATGCCAAATTAGAATCCGATGTTAAGGACTGGAAAGTGGGGGATAAAGTTTTTCATCGTACCTTTGGAATTGGTGAAGTAACCCACGTTTTTTCTAATAAAGATAAAATGTCTTTAGCGATTAAATTTGGGAGTCTTAGTCCTAAAATTCTTGACCCCAATACTGTTCCCTTACAACGCTTCAAATAATCCCGTTGTTGCGCTTCAGCGCACTTCATTTATTATTGAAAATGATAAAGAATTGCACTAATAATCACACGGTTTATGACTGACTTACTCACAGAAGCCTTCAAAAAGTCCCAAAGTCTACCCGATTATTTAACACTGATTTTACCCCCGATCGCAAACCGAACTCGGACGAGAGGCACCCCTGTCCAGAGGATATAGCCTTCTCTGATAGACAGGTGGTTAGTCCGGTTTTCGGGTGGATGGGTCAACGATCGCCCAGCAGAAACTCAGCATTGCCCTGTCCGAAAATCCTGCTAAACTCAAAAAAACAGCCACGACCCGCCATAACCTGACTCCCTGGGATGACACATTATGGACTATTCCCGACTGGTGCGACTCAATCGACCCCTGTTAGCCGGAACCGCCCTCGTGGGCTTATGTTCCATCGTCACCGGAGGGGTAGCCGGTTCGGCTGCGGGGTTAGCGGTTCCCGTGTTAGCCGGATTTTCTAACTTTTTCGCGGGGATGACCGGGAATAATTTAGGCACATTAATCGATCGCTTTCGCAACAGTAGCGATGTGCTGCGGAATGAAGATATCGCCAAAGCCGCCGGACGCACCGTAGCCAAAGCCTTGATGGAAAAAATCAGCCCCAACTATTCCGACAAGGAATCCTTAGACGATTTCGCTAATCAAATCGAGGAATATTGGGTGCAATGGGCAGAACAAGCCAAAACCCTCAACCTGTTTGAAACCCTCCAGGAAGACCAACTCTATCAGATTTTCAGCCAACAACCGGAACAGTTTACCGAGTATCAGGTGTTACCGGAAGAGGAATGGCGGGAAGTGGTCACCTGGTTATTCCAACAGGGATGTGAGAGAGGGGTTTTGGGAGATACCCTGGAGAATTATCAAGATGTCATCAGAGATTTGGCGGCAGAATTAGCCACCAACTTTAATAAACACCTGCGCCAAGTCCTGAAAGATGATGCCAACAACGGGGGTCAAGCCTTTGTGGGGATGTTATTTGACCTGCATGGGGCGACCTTGGCGAAAGTTGACGAGATTCGGGACTATTTACCCGAAATCGCCACTCGTCAGGATATGCGCCGGGTATTGGCTGCCATTTCCCAATTACAACGCCCGAACCCACCGGCACCCGCCACCCCTTGGCACGGTTTAGGGGCAGTGGATACGGTACCCCAACTCCCCCCTCATTTTCTCCCCCGTCCTGAAGATATTGCCGCCTTAAAACAACGACTCTTGACCCCCACCAATCAAACCCTAGTGATGACTGGACAGGCGCAGAAAGTCGGGTTACAGGGGATGGGAGGCTTAGGGAAAACGGTGTTATCGGCAGCTTTAGGGCGGGATAATGAGGTGCGGCGACAGTTTCCCGATGGGATTATCTGGCTGACGGTGGGGATTAACCCGGACTGTATCGCCCTGTATCAACGCATTGCCACCACCTTGGGGGAAACCAGCGCCTATCAGGAAGGGGAACCCCAGTGGAATGCTTATCTCTCGAATCTGTTGCGGGAGAAGCGCTGTTTATTGGTGCTGGATGATGTGTGGTTACAACGGGAAGCCGAGCGATTTGTGGCGGTGTTGGGGCCCGACTGTCGCCTGTTGCTGACCACGCGGGATGCCCGGTTAATTGCGGGTTTGGGCGCGAATGGCTATGAGTTGGGGATGCTGGATGATACCCAAGGGCGACAATTATTAGCCAATTGGGCGAGAGTCCCTGTGGAGATGTTACCGCCGGAAGTGGCGGCGGTGATTGACCACTGCGGAAATTTGCCCTTAGCCTTGAAGTTGGCGGGGGCGCAAGTGGGCATGGGCAACAGTTGGGCGGATTTGGTGACGGCGTTGGATGCGGCGGATTTACACTTTCTCGACCATCCCGACGGCAGTATTTATAAAGTCATCGAGACCAGTGTGGAGCAGTTAGCCGCACCCTTGCGACAGGCTTATTTAGACTTAGGGATTGTTGCGCCGGACGTGGAAGTGTCCGAGGCGGCGTTAGTCAAGTTGTGGGGAAGGCGGGGAGAGGTGCCGGACTATCGGTTGCGGCAGGGGTTGACGGAGTTGGCGCAACGGGGGTTAGTGTTTGTGTCCGGGGAGTCGCCCTCGCGGTGGATGTCGTTGCATGATGTGCCGCAGAAGTATTTACGGGAACAGGTGCAGAATCCGGTGGCGCTGCATCGGGACTGGTTGCGGAGTTATGGCGGTGGCAAGTTTCCCTGGACGGGGGCGGAGGTGGCGGCAGAGGTTTATCTATATCAGCAGGCGCTTTATCATTTCCGAGAGGCGGGGGAAATCGAGGCGTTTCGGCGGTTGTTATGGGATTTTGATTGGTTGCAAGGGAAGTTAGAGGCGACCGATATTCGGGCGCTGTTGGCAGATTTTGAGGCGGTGACGGTTGGGGAGAGTCGGGATAGTGGGCTGAAGCGGCTGGAAGGGGCGTTGCGGTTGTCGGCTCATGTGTTGGAGCAGGATAGCAGCCAGTTGGCGGGGCAGTTGTGGGGGCGGTTGTTGTCTTTTGTTGACTCTCCCCAACCCTATCGCTATTTTTGGGAAAGAATCCCCCTCATTGGAAAGTATTTACCGAAGTATGGGTCGAATTTCCAAGCTAAAACCTTCCCCGGCATCAGCCAACTGCTGACAGAGGCACAACAATATCAAAGAAAACATTGGATTCGTCCCATCTTCCCCAACCTCACCCCCCCTGGCGGGCCATTAATCCGAACCCTCTCAGGTCATAGTGATTCGGTATCGGCTCTCGCCATTACTCCTGATGGGCAACGGGTGGTTTCCGGTTCAAAGGATAAAACCTTAAAGGTCTGGAACTTGACGATAGGGAAGGAGGAACACACCCTCTCCGGTCATAGTGATTCGGTATCGGCTCTCGCCATTACTCCCGATGGACAACGGGTGGTTTCCAGTTCAAAGGATAAAACCCTAAAGGTTTGGAACTTGACGACAGGGAAGGAGGAACGCACCCTCTCCGGTCATGGTGATTCGGTATATGCTTTCGCCATTACTCCCGATGGACAACGGGTGGTTTCTACATCATCTTTGGACAAAATATTAAAACTATGGAATTTGGCAACTGGTTCAGTAGAATTAGAAATTTCTATAGGTGGTCTTGTAACAGCAATGGCTTTAACTCCTGACGGACGACAAGTAGTTTTAACATCAGTACAAAGGGATCTAGCAGTTGATAAGACTGGACAGTGGTTTTCTACGAATGTCCTAGCCCTTTGGGATTTAACAACGGGGAAAAGACTAGCTTATTTCCGGCATAGTGACTGGCTATTAAGAGTGGCTATTACCCCGGATGGTCAACAAATTATATCTGGCTCTAGGGATACCAACCTTATACTGTGGCAGTTGGTAACGGATTCAGAAGTCGGTAAGCCTGCTTACGACAACTCCTTACTTAAAGCACGTTTAGTAAATGAACTACGAATTACCCCGAACGGTGAACGAGTGGTATCAGCATCAGGAGATAAAACCCTCAAACTTTGGAACTTAAAAACTGCAAAATATATAAGAACTATTACGACTTATCCAGGACCAGTAGAGACAGTTGCGATTACCCCCAACGGCAAACGAACCGTCTCAGGAACTTTAGCAAGTTTTGAAGAAATGAAATTATGTAGTTTACGGACAAACAGAGTAATTAAATCATTTGGACATCCCTCTAAATGTCTTAAAATTACCCCAAATGGAAAAAAAGTGATTGCTGAATCAGATAAAAATATTACAATTTGGAACTTGAGGACTGGAAAAAAAGTAGCTACTTTCACTGGTCATACCGATCAGATCACATCAATTGCCATTACTCCCAATGGCAGAAGAGTTGTATCGGCATCAAAAGATAAAACACTGAAACTATGGGAATTAGATACTGGAGCAGAACTCGCAACATTCTTGGGACATGATGACTCCGTATGGTCGTTAGGCATTACCCCCGATGGCAAAAGGGTTGTATCAGGCTCAAAAGATAAAACCTTGAAAATTTGGGATTTAGAAACAGCAGAAATAGTAGCTACTTTCACTGGACATAGTGATGAAATAACATCAATCGCCATCACTCCCGACGGCAAGCGAGTTATATCAACGTCAAGAGATAAGACTCTGAAACTCTGGGACTTAGACACTGGAGTGGTAATAGCTAGTTTTACTGTTGATGGCTCTTTACTATGTTGTACTATTGCACCAGATGGAGTAACGGTACTTGCAAGTGACTGGTTATTAGGACAGGTGCATTTTCTGCGGTTGGAGGGGTTGAGGGGTTAATATCACTGTGGACTATCTAATTTTGTTAAAATTACCGA
Coding sequences:
- the pcrA gene encoding DNA helicase PcrA — its product is MTQTVDFLSHLNACQRQAVEHFCGPMLVVAGAGSGKTRALTYRIANLIRSHRVHPENILAVTFTNKAAREIKERVESIFAQQQAEIEFGKPFSALAADDQTRLKSKVYRSLTKHLWMGTFHSLCARILRYDINKYQDESGRKWDKNFSIFDEDDAQKLVKFIVLKDMNLDDKKFEPKKIRYSISNAKNLGFSPQQYARENPDYYGRVVSEVYSSYQSQLASNNALDFDDLIRVTVDLLSQNEQVLAYWNQKFCHILVDEYQDTNRTQYNLIRLLVTNGENPRTIKNWQNRSIFVVGDVDQSIYSFRMADYKILLEFQQDFGDRLPDDDTRTMIKLEDNYRSRENILQVANHLIQQNTERIDKILRPTRGEGQPIYCYKADDEIDEANFILSQIQGISQQNPELDYGAFAILYRTNAQSRALEDVLLRNNIPYTVVGGLRFYDRKEIKDSISYLRVVANPADSVSLLRIINVPRRGIGKTTIDGLVNASKQLGIPLWEVLSDEDSVNTIAGRSAKSVNQFAQIIKNWQERIEDHSALQILEGILEEAGYIQDLKKEGTDEAENRLENIKELTNAVSQFQEEYEDTTLEGFLSSASLASDLDKLQEGQKAVSLLTLHAAKGLEFPIVFLVGLEQGLFPNFRSLNDPLSIEEERRLCYVGITRAQEQLFLTHACQRRLWGHLEPCIPSMFLKELPEGLIHGYIPPSQPKTSKSKGTKKEAKSPTETKQPAKNAKLESDVKDWKVGDKVFHRTFGIGEVTHVFSNKDKMSLAIKFGSLSPKILDPNTVPLQRFK
- a CDS encoding NB-ARC domain-containing protein; this translates as MDYSRLVRLNRPLLAGTALVGLCSIVTGGVAGSAAGLAVPVLAGFSNFFAGMTGNNLGTLIDRFRNSSDVLRNEDIAKAAGRTVAKALMEKISPNYSDKESLDDFANQIEEYWVQWAEQAKTLNLFETLQEDQLYQIFSQQPEQFTEYQVLPEEEWREVVTWLFQQGCERGVLGDTLENYQDVIRDLAAELATNFNKHLRQVLKDDANNGGQAFVGMLFDLHGATLAKVDEIRDYLPEIATRQDMRRVLAAISQLQRPNPPAPATPWHGLGAVDTVPQLPPHFLPRPEDIAALKQRLLTPTNQTLVMTGQAQKVGLQGMGGLGKTVLSAALGRDNEVRRQFPDGIIWLTVGINPDCIALYQRIATTLGETSAYQEGEPQWNAYLSNLLREKRCLLVLDDVWLQREAERFVAVLGPDCRLLLTTRDARLIAGLGANGYELGMLDDTQGRQLLANWARVPVEMLPPEVAAVIDHCGNLPLALKLAGAQVGMGNSWADLVTALDAADLHFLDHPDGSIYKVIETSVEQLAAPLRQAYLDLGIVAPDVEVSEAALVKLWGRRGEVPDYRLRQGLTELAQRGLVFVSGESPSRWMSLHDVPQKYLREQVQNPVALHRDWLRSYGGGKFPWTGAEVAAEVYLYQQALYHFREAGEIEAFRRLLWDFDWLQGKLEATDIRALLADFEAVTVGESRDSGLKRLEGALRLSAHVLEQDSSQLAGQLWGRLLSFVDSPQPYRYFWERIPLIGKYLPKYGSNFQAKTFPGISQLLTEAQQYQRKHWIRPIFPNLTPPGGPLIRTLSGHSDSVSALAITPDGQRVVSGSKDKTLKVWNLTIGKEEHTLSGHSDSVSALAITPDGQRVVSSSKDKTLKVWNLTTGKEERTLSGHGDSVYAFAITPDGQRVVSTSSLDKILKLWNLATGSVELEISIGGLVTAMALTPDGRQVVLTSVQRDLAVDKTGQWFSTNVLALWDLTTGKRLAYFRHSDWLLRVAITPDGQQIISGSRDTNLILWQLVTDSEVGKPAYDNSLLKARLVNELRITPNGERVVSASGDKTLKLWNLKTAKYIRTITTYPGPVETVAITPNGKRTVSGTLASFEEMKLCSLRTNRVIKSFGHPSKCLKITPNGKKVIAESDKNITIWNLRTGKKVATFTGHTDQITSIAITPNGRRVVSASKDKTLKLWELDTGAELATFLGHDDSVWSLGITPDGKRVVSGSKDKTLKIWDLETAEIVATFTGHSDEITSIAITPDGKRVISTSRDKTLKLWDLDTGVVIASFTVDGSLLCCTIAPDGVTVLASDWLLGQVHFLRLEGLRG